The following nucleotide sequence is from Mytilus trossulus isolate FHL-02 chromosome 9, PNRI_Mtr1.1.1.hap1, whole genome shotgun sequence.
taaatgtgtaaCAAACTGCCAAGATATAAGTTACCCTTATAAAACAttcattaacatatatattgagtTTCTACTTATAAAGCACCTAgcaatgaatatttaattttcatttgacaGACAGAAAGTTTAAGCTCTTTAGTAAAATAAACTTATGACACAATCAATGGATTATCAAGGCTTTTGAAATAGATATGTAATGAAAAAACTCAATGATGATTTGTACTTTATATTGATGAAGATTTCTCTTTTTTGAATTATGAAGGATTCATAGAAATGGGGAAACTTACATTTTGTAAACTTACAAATATTCTATCAATAGCATGAAGAAAATTGAGCAGACttcattttattacataaatagttttctcgtttgaattgttttacattgtcttatcggggccttttatagctgactatgtggtatgggctttgctcattgttgaaggccgtacggtgacctatagttgttaatatttgtatcattttggtcttttgtggatagttgtctcattggcaatcataccacatcttctttttttagccaATGTTGAGTGAATATTTCATAATATCTGTTTCTGCAAATTTAGCTTtccttaaaaaaacagattagCTCCTCTTAGTAACAGAGCACATTGTAATCCTTTGATGATGACCACAGGGGGAAAAGTAGTCCCAAGAATCTGCTAATGCATCACAACTTACACTACAAATtcttacactaaaaaaaatcaaaatatccttttttatatttcagagtcCAACAAGAAGTCAGTCGGGTAGTAAACCTGGATCCCCTAAGGCAAGATCACCAAGGAAACAATCTCCTTCTCCAACAAGAAAGGGATCTGCTAAGGGATCTCCTACAAGACCAAGATCTGGTAAATCACCAAAAAGACCAGAATCAGGAAAATCACCAAAAAGACCAGAATCAGGAAAATCACTAAAAAGACCAGAATCAGGAAAATCAGACACAAAAAGTAACAAATCTGCAAGTCCAAAGACTATCAAGACCTCTACACCAAAGGATAAAAAGTCTGATTTAGAGGGGAAAGGAACCAAAGAAGCTGctataaagaagaaaaagacaGTTGAAATAAAGGAGCCTAATGAGACAGAGGATggcttaaaaattaaaaacttgtcAAATCAAGGACTAACGAGGGTACCTGGACCTCTTCTAACAGGTACAAACTTacttgatgtggttcataagtaattctcgtttctcattttttatattggttttcccatttgaatggttttcactagtcatttttggggctctttatagcttgctgttttcggtgtgagccaactTCAGGCTCACTGctgaaggccatactttgacctttaatggtttacttttacaaattacgacttggatggagagttgtctcattggcacccataccacatcttcttacatatATTTACTTTAAGAAAATATATCTTATTAATACTTGCATATGTTACACTACATAAAACAAATGGAGGGGGTATCTCTTGCCTGTATGCTATTTTGATAGTTTAatgcaattttgaaatttaaatgtttaaaaaactttaacttcTTTTCCAAGGCAAGACAAATTTTAACTACAGTTACCAGTTGGAACTAGTTAGTTTTGATTTGTACCTTTTCTGTCTTATTACCAACTTAAAACATTGATCATTTTGCAATCTTTACAATCCATCCCATTTTCTATCGAAAATAGAAACATCAAATAAAGAATTTGAAAGAAGACAGAAAAAGACctatttagtttaaaaacaattaaacattaATGGTGCTTTTCAAACTAAAGTAgaattcaaaacataaaaaagaaattaggtttcttttaaaagaaaccaattagcagaaaacaataaattatctacttaaaatcaatacatgttttatgcACTGCATCTAAAGATAAGTTCTAATGGTAATAATTCAGGCCagttaaattttgcaaattcaTACGAGATAAGATATACCTTGAGTGGGTtggatacaaattattaaaggattttaataaaaatctttgttaaatacatcatacaatTCATGTAGCAAAATAATTTTTCCAATAAAGCCTTCAGGTTATATTGATAGTTTTGGAGTTGTACACTTTTTTGGCACTAAATTCAAGAAATTTGAAGCCAattgtgaaacaaaattttaaaataaaaataatatctgaCAGACTATTctagaaaaacaaaggatatgggatatccatccatgacacaaaatcagtacatgcacaggaaacaaaaaacacaaaaaacaaagaaacatcccttttattgctgttcttcatctcaaaattgtttttttctgaagatttacaataatttttacTTTCGAATTCAAAAGGCCAAAAATGGCCTTATTTACCTTTTATGTTAAAAGaaagtaaatttaaaacttaGATACATGTCACTATACCAGtaacactgtatatatatatttgttttaaataatggacaataaaaattatttctgtCTATTTCAGAGAAAAACATTGGTATTGTAAACCTATCAGCTAATAATCTAAGCTCGCTACCTGCAGACATAAAACGATGGACAACAGTGAGGAAATTAGATATCGgtaaaaatggtttaaaatatGGTCTGCCAAAGGAAATGGAACAAATGGTTAACCTACAAGAACTGATACTAGCAGAATGTAACATGCCGAGAATACCACCTGTCGTCTGGCAAGTAACAAGTCTACTGGTACTGGATATAAGTCGGAACAAAATTGATTTCCTGCCCCCTGAAGTAGGCCAACTTATAAACTTACAGAAATTGAACTTGAAACATACAAATATTACTGGACTACCACCAGAGATAGCATTGTGTCAGGAACTAGAAGAAGTACTATTGTGGGGTAATACGATTGAAACACTCCCAGAAACACTTCCAGTTCTTCACAAGTTAAAAACCCTCGCTTTAAATTACAGAAGTTTCTGTCGTAAAGTTGGAGATGTTTTGGAGGAATTTCTACATAAAGGCCAGGTTCCATCAGATTCTATTCCAGAATTTGTTTTTGAACTTCCTGCACTAGAAGTGCTTGATTTAGAAGCaaccaaaataaacaatataccaAAGACTGAAAACTATGGTTTACGTGAGATGAATCTTAGTTGTAACTTTTTAAGTGTACTGCCCAAAAATACCTACAACTTGACAAGACTGACAGTTTTGGATTTATCAAAGAATCAATTCAGCACTTTACCCGATGAACTTGGAAATGTTAGAAGTTTAGTCAGTCTTAAACTAAGTCACAACTCCCTTGTTGCCATACCAACAACAATATCTAACTTGCAAAGTTTACGTGAATTTTTCATAGCAGACAACAACCTTAAACATCTACCAATCACAATCAAAGGTCTAAAAAATCTAATAACTTTAGAcgttgaaaaaaatgaaataaagaaactGCCTGATGAAATATGTGACTTAACGAAATTATCAACATTAAACATTGCAAAGAATCAGATTCATTCTCTCCCAATGCATCTACACAACCTTGAAAATTTGACCGTGGCACACAGTTACGACAAACTGCAGAAATATGGATTGTGGTTGAATGGGAATCCACTCAAATATCCTCCTAAAGAAGTCTGGAGGACGTCTGAACCAACGAAAATCTTTGACTACTTGAAGAAACTGGCTATTATGAAAACAGAGCATCTACAACGACAAAAACTAGCCATTATTGGAGAATCTCAATGTGGTAAAACCAGCTTTGTAAATGGTCTAGTACACAGCAAGTCAATGCTGACAAATAGTGAATCAGAGAAAACAAAACTTGTAGAACAAACAATTTGGAAATCAGAAAACATGGTTGACTTCATCATTTACGATTTCAGTGGAGATCCAACATACAGTGCCCCATCTGCCCTGTTTTTGGATCAGAAAGCTTTGTTTATATTGGCATATGACCACAGTAGCTATAGTATCGAAAGACATCAAGAAATGGTTGGAAAATGGCTAGACTACCTTAGCTTACATGTTCCAGGGGCAGTAATCAAACTTGTTGGTTTGAAAAGTGACCTCTGCAGATATCCAGGTCAAAAAGAGGctgaagaagaaaatgaagagACAGAAAAGGATGAAGAAGATGAAGAAGAAAACCAACAGAAGAAACATGACGTAATAGAACAAACAAAGCAGATCTTAATGGAACAGGTGACAAATCACCAAACAAGAGCAAAAGACAAACTACTGCTAGAACTCCAACTGCTAGGTCAGAAAATAAACGAAGCAAGAGGAGCCAAGGACTATGCAAGTGATTATTTGTCACATCTGGAAGACAAGCGCCACATAGTAGAAAAATTACTGACCAATCCAGTTAATGTTATTCAAGATGTTTCAACTGTCAGCAGTATGGATTGGTTAGTCGGATTCAAATCACTTGTCAATAGCCTTGAACTCTTAGTTCTCAATTCAACATATTTCCCAAACGCAAAAAGATATGTATCCGATTCCTGGACCAAAGTCAGTAAAAGGATCAAACAACAAACCAAACATATCTACCTTACGTGGGAGGAGGTCACCAAAATCTGCCAAAAGTGTGATGTCATGGGAACAGCTGTGGAGGAATGCATGAAACATTTGCATGACATTGGAGAAATCCTTTGGCTAAAAGAAAATCCAAagctgaaaaatataatttttcatctgCCAAGGCGGTTCAATGATATCATAACATCTCTTTTCCGACATGATTATGATGAATTCTTCGAACTTGGAGAAGATTCCAAAATAGGGAACCTGTTTGTCTGCAAAGGaaatttttctttagaaaaataCAAAGAAGTGGTTAGTTTGTTTCAGAGTCAAGGTCAAATTCCAAGACCATTGCTGAACTGCTTTTGGTTCTACCATAATTTCTCATCAGCTGAATATGATGACCTTTTGACCTTGCTACCCTTGTTTGAGATGTGCTACTCGTTAGTCGAACCAGAAGTTCCTGATGGCTGTTACTATATTCGTCCGTTAATGGTGCTCCCATGGTACAATAAGGGTGAAATTGGCACAGATCTTGTAGAAATGCAATCTACCTTGACAACAACAAACAATGAAACTTTGGCATTTGAATATGAATTTCCACTCACAATACCGGATGGAACTTTTGAAAAGCTTGTATGTGTTCTACAAGACATTGTCAAAACAAGAACTGACTGGAAAGATGCTGTTTATGCAGATTTAGAATTAGGTGAAATTCTAATAACTCGTTACCATGACAATAGATCTGAGAGTGAACATGTGACTATCCTCTTAGGAGGTCCAGATAAAGGAAGTGTTGAAAAATCTGTGAAACAATTATCTGAAATAGTAACTGAAGTACTCTGTAAAGTGAAGGGACTAGTATGGAGAATTAATGCTCCTGTGTCACTCTGgcaaaatcattatattttcagTGGACAAAAGGAATGAAGTGACAGACAATTTTAGAGACAAAATGAAAGATATATAAATCATAAGCTGTTAGaacagatatatacatgtatcatagcAACAAATCTGTTCAGAATCCGTTTTCAGTGAAAATTATGAGTTATATGATAACATATAAaattcaccatttaaaaaaagtctttgATCCTTTATTTATTTGTCCAATGTATCAAATGCAGTGTGAAGAAGTGTCTACTGTACATGTCGGCaagaaaaaatcattttgttttaaatttaaatacaaatgtattgagGTACTTCAACAGGTACTCTGAGAAACATGTAACTATTATAAGTATTCTAACAACATATAAACACAATGATACATTTGTATGGCTGCAACTCATAATTATTGGTAATCAACATCACTTAACATCCCAACAATTCTTTCCtttgataaaatgtatttttcttacCTGAAGCATCAAACAAAAGGATACACTTGAATGAAATAGAAACCCAAATATCACTATTCAACAATGAACATGTATTTGCACATTATGTAAGCTGTAAATTGCCATTAGTATAAACAAGTTGAGATAACTTGAAACTGAATATAACAGAGACTTCAAAGGGGGActaaagatactagagggaaaTTGCTCATGGCTcatattaaaacaaactgacaacgcttgaaatgaaaaagacaaacaatagtacacaagacacaacatcaaaaacaaaagaataagcaacatgaaccctaTCAAAagctgggggtgatctcagttgcTCTGGATGATCACCCAACACCAAATACTCAAAAGGACAAAAAATCATCAAGAATCAATGGGGACTGACCAGGCTTTTGACTTTGGACAAGCACATGAACAAATGGCAGGTTGCGATAGTTTCTAGAGATCTCATCTTCTCTTTACTGTCTAGATAAGTGAAGTCAAATTGTACATAAAAGAAGGAGGTACAATAAAATTACAGTACAGGAATATAATTTTACTCCAAGAAAAATGCTAAAGagagaacaataaaacataaataaaagcaaaatcAGTAATAAACTATACCATATCAAAGACTGATAGGAGCTGCCAAAGTTAAGCTTAACCTGCTGATTGGAAATTATGTAATTGTATGATTTCCTAATTCACATTTATGGCAATATTATTGTTTCATTCTCAACACTTTGCACTTGTCAATAACAGTTCGTGCCAAACTGTATTAGGGTATGTCTGTAcgaaaaagaaatttgaatCTTTCTTCTATATTCAACCAAAACATCTTAAAAATTCCATCTGACCAACTGATTTTTTGTTTGACATTTTGTCATTTAGACAGAGTTTGGGATACACTGCAATaacttacaaaaattacaaatggaATATATTACACagtattcatagataaatatgaTGCAATCTTTTGagagaactttttttttgtaaacattgtcaaatttCTATCATTGTCCTGGCTTAAATATGGGTACTTACAACATCAGAGTTAACCTAGAACTTGTATGACACCAATAGAAAAAGAACTTAAAAAACTTGAGACTTTAAACCTCCTTGTGGCATATAAACATGAAATCTATTCTTAGGAGTCTTGAATGCCTGATTTAAACAGTGAAATTTGACTACAAtgaagtttaaaataaaaaaaaatagttaatgaTCCCTAGtactataaaaaaacaacatagcaCCTCTATAAAAATCTAGGTAAGTTATAACTAAGGCAATAAAATacatactgaaaaaatgttttgtgcaAATCAAAAGTTGCTTGTCAAAAATTTAAGCATTAAGGTGTTAGAGCAAAGAATTGTCAGCTTCCAGACAGAATGGTATAtctgagtgtttttttttattaaaatgtcttCTTACAAATTATAATATGAAACATCTGAATCAACGTATTTGTCTGCTCTAGCAAAATGACGACACTCATAGCTCATTAACGTCACGAGTATGCAAGAAATATTTGCTGATAAACATTATTCACTGATCAATATAAGCTTATTTGCATGTCAACAAAAGACTACATAATACATGCCACGAAATATGTCAAAATGAAGCAAATACcctaaatatctaaaataaaaaatatgcaacaagggaaataactctaaaCTTGTTCTTTAACTCATCttataaattatcaatataaaataaattataccaATTTAAAGACTTAGAGGCACTGTAAATCAAGGTGAAGTGGTATAATTTCCATGATATTTTGTGCTGTGATTACTTCAAGGATAATTTccatcagaatttttttttatcattagtAACTCAACTAACCATAAAAATTAAAGTCAAATACCTGAAGGAATGCCCATATTCTCAGTCAACTGTCGACTGTTAAATGACCTACATTGATAGATCTATTTGCAACAACCAATTAGTTAAAAGATGAgcatacaaattaaaataaggtTGTCagatgaatattaaaaaaaaaaaaaaagtggtacAAATTTCAACACATATTAAAACTGcaaaaacaaggtttaatcaaTTTTCTCttgattatttgtaaacaaataactCACCTGCGCACAAAAGGCAAATATCTTTAAGCCTCTGACAGGTGCAAAGAACAGGAATGGTATGGCCATCTCTATCACATATGTGGCGACACAACTCAGTTTCAGAAACCATTCTGGGAATTGGTGCCAATACCAGGCTAGTGGTGTAGGAATACACTGAAATCACAATTATATggtaggggagataactcatttcaaaaatatattttttttaggttgcacattttaaaagtcaatatTGGTTTTGgagtattttttcaaaatttaaattatacttAAATTTTGAACTACTCCTCTCTTTACTTTTGAGTCTTTTGTGACGTTTTGTCACAATGTTCTGGGCAGTATTTCGTGATGATTTTAGGATCTCAtgttaagaaatttgaaaataaaagtattgtATAACAAGAgactgtcacaacgacagcaaacaggatttattagcatttatttgtgtcctggcaatatcacaagaaccattactgatgattggtgaaagttaaaattgtcaatatcaaatttgacctctattttgtcatcagtatcaacatattgaaatttgaaaagcttagattgaatggtttgtgagtaaatgcaacaacgtgaatggaaacaccattttacgatctttcaagaaccataactcctgaacagtaaaagtcaaaatcgtcattattgaacttgacctctattttgtcatcagtaacaacatattaaaatttgaaaagctttggttgaatggttcatgagaaaatgcacagacacgactggaaacaccatttttcaatctttcaagaaccataactcctgaacggtaaaagtcaaaatcgtcattattaaacttgacctccattttgtcaccagtaacaacatattaaaatttgcgaagctttggtagaacagttcatgcgtaaatgcacggacacgactggaaacgccatatttcaatctttcaagaaccataactcctgaacggtaaaagtcaaaatcgtcattattgaacttgacctccattttgtcaccagtaacaacatattaaaatttgggaagctttggttgaactgttcatgcgtaaatgcacggacacgactggaaacgccatttttcaatctttcaagaaccataactcctgaacggtataagtcaaaatggccattattgaactttaccttcatttagttgtcagtaacaacatattaaaattttaaaaggtttggATGAACGGTtcttgagttaatgcacggacaacatttgattgccacCCGCCCGACCGACCGACCGCCCGCCCGCCCTGCCGCCCACCGAGCGTCCCCAATTTAATAACCggcatttttgtcacaaaaatccagTTAAAAATTACCAGTCAAGTATTAATTATTTTGGAGTCTTTGTCAAATAATAAGTGTTGTGTATACTATTACTATTATTTGTGGTTTagctgtttttcattttttgctatggtgttgtcaatttgttttgatttatatgagTATAAATGTccttggtatcttttgccttgCTTTTACTAGCCTAACACTTAAACATGATGGAGTATGGACT
It contains:
- the LOC134685234 gene encoding malignant fibrous histiocytoma-amplified sequence 1 homolog isoform X1, producing MIKKARFKRTLVENNEKSSNFKSPTRSQSGSKPGSPKARSPRKQSPSPTRKGSAKGSPTRPRSGKSPKRPESGKSPKRPESGKSLKRPESGKSDTKSNKSASPKTIKTSTPKDKKSDLEGKGTKEAAIKKKKTVEIKEPNETEDGLKIKNLSNQGLTRVPGPLLTEKNIGIVNLSANNLSSLPADIKRWTTVRKLDIGKNGLKYGLPKEMEQMVNLQELILAECNMPRIPPVVWQVTSLLVLDISRNKIDFLPPEVGQLINLQKLNLKHTNITGLPPEIALCQELEEVLLWGNTIETLPETLPVLHKLKTLALNYRSFCRKVGDVLEEFLHKGQVPSDSIPEFVFELPALEVLDLEATKINNIPKTENYGLREMNLSCNFLSVLPKNTYNLTRLTVLDLSKNQFSTLPDELGNVRSLVSLKLSHNSLVAIPTTISNLQSLREFFIADNNLKHLPITIKGLKNLITLDVEKNEIKKLPDEICDLTKLSTLNIAKNQIHSLPMHLHNLENLTVAHSYDKLQKYGLWLNGNPLKYPPKEVWRTSEPTKIFDYLKKLAIMKTEHLQRQKLAIIGESQCGKTSFVNGLVHSKSMLTNSESEKTKLVEQTIWKSENMVDFIIYDFSGDPTYSAPSALFLDQKALFILAYDHSSYSIERHQEMVGKWLDYLSLHVPGAVIKLVGLKSDLCRYPGQKEAEEENEETEKDEEDEEENQQKKHDVIEQTKQILMEQVTNHQTRAKDKLLLELQLLGQKINEARGAKDYASDYLSHLEDKRHIVEKLLTNPVNVIQDVSTVSSMDWLVGFKSLVNSLELLVLNSTYFPNAKRYVSDSWTKVSKRIKQQTKHIYLTWEEVTKICQKCDVMGTAVEECMKHLHDIGEILWLKENPKLKNIIFHLPRRFNDIITSLFRHDYDEFFELGEDSKIGNLFVCKGNFSLEKYKEVVSLFQSQGQIPRPLLNCFWFYHNFSSAEYDDLLTLLPLFEMCYSLVEPEVPDGCYYIRPLMVLPWYNKGEIGTDLVEMQSTLTTTNNETLAFEYEFPLTIPDGTFEKLVCVLQDIVKTRTDWKDAVYADLELGEILITRYHDNRSESEHVTILLGGPDKGSVEKSVKQLSEIVTEVLCKVKGLVWRINAPVSLWQNHYIFSGQKE
- the LOC134685234 gene encoding malignant fibrous histiocytoma-amplified sequence 1 homolog isoform X2; its protein translation is MESPTRSQSGSKPGSPKARSPRKQSPSPTRKGSAKGSPTRPRSGKSPKRPESGKSPKRPESGKSLKRPESGKSDTKSNKSASPKTIKTSTPKDKKSDLEGKGTKEAAIKKKKTVEIKEPNETEDGLKIKNLSNQGLTRVPGPLLTEKNIGIVNLSANNLSSLPADIKRWTTVRKLDIGKNGLKYGLPKEMEQMVNLQELILAECNMPRIPPVVWQVTSLLVLDISRNKIDFLPPEVGQLINLQKLNLKHTNITGLPPEIALCQELEEVLLWGNTIETLPETLPVLHKLKTLALNYRSFCRKVGDVLEEFLHKGQVPSDSIPEFVFELPALEVLDLEATKINNIPKTENYGLREMNLSCNFLSVLPKNTYNLTRLTVLDLSKNQFSTLPDELGNVRSLVSLKLSHNSLVAIPTTISNLQSLREFFIADNNLKHLPITIKGLKNLITLDVEKNEIKKLPDEICDLTKLSTLNIAKNQIHSLPMHLHNLENLTVAHSYDKLQKYGLWLNGNPLKYPPKEVWRTSEPTKIFDYLKKLAIMKTEHLQRQKLAIIGESQCGKTSFVNGLVHSKSMLTNSESEKTKLVEQTIWKSENMVDFIIYDFSGDPTYSAPSALFLDQKALFILAYDHSSYSIERHQEMVGKWLDYLSLHVPGAVIKLVGLKSDLCRYPGQKEAEEENEETEKDEEDEEENQQKKHDVIEQTKQILMEQVTNHQTRAKDKLLLELQLLGQKINEARGAKDYASDYLSHLEDKRHIVEKLLTNPVNVIQDVSTVSSMDWLVGFKSLVNSLELLVLNSTYFPNAKRYVSDSWTKVSKRIKQQTKHIYLTWEEVTKICQKCDVMGTAVEECMKHLHDIGEILWLKENPKLKNIIFHLPRRFNDIITSLFRHDYDEFFELGEDSKIGNLFVCKGNFSLEKYKEVVSLFQSQGQIPRPLLNCFWFYHNFSSAEYDDLLTLLPLFEMCYSLVEPEVPDGCYYIRPLMVLPWYNKGEIGTDLVEMQSTLTTTNNETLAFEYEFPLTIPDGTFEKLVCVLQDIVKTRTDWKDAVYADLELGEILITRYHDNRSESEHVTILLGGPDKGSVEKSVKQLSEIVTEVLCKVKGLVWRINAPVSLWQNHYIFSGQKE